cataatttggatcttTTATTGCAcatcatgcaataaaaaaaaaaaaactacaaaatgatatcgctaaCAAAAAGTCTACAGGAAGGACGTTGTATTAAtagttcagtatttcatgttagatttcaaaagttttttttttcaagtatatGTCACATATTTTGTGGAATGTCAAgtatatgagaacaagggaacattattcagcaaactatacaaagcgctgggtgtgcaattcaatatgagaacaagggaacttttattcagcagctttcacattattgcagctttcactggactctatgaagctgagggagttcattctatatagagggggtgtgcaattcaatatgactCTATGAAgctaacaagggaacattattcagcagctttcactggactctatgaagctgagggagttcattctatatagagggggtgcaattcaatatgttaacaagggaacattattcagcagctttcactggactctatgaagctgagggagttcattctatatagagggggtgcaattcaatatgagaacaagggaacattattcagtgaagctgagggagttcatatagagggggtgcaattcaatatgttaacaagggaacattattcagcagctttcactggactctatgaagctgagggagttcattctatatagagggggtgcaattcaatatgataacaagggaacattattcagcagctttcactggactctatgaagctgagggagttcattctatatagagggggtgcaattcaatatgagaacaagggaacattattcagcagctttcactggactctatgaagctgagggagttcattctatatagagggggtgcaattcaatatgagaacaagggaacattattcagcagctttcactgtatagggtgatgcaaactttAGCCAAATCTTGCAATGCATTCACTgcaatacatttctaaacacacatgCATATAAATGTGCTTTTTAGTTTGAAATTCGTCTCTATCTGTAACAGTTTGATACAGGACAGGTGTAGCTCTCTGACCTGGGTGCATGGCTCCGTGGGGGAAGGGGGGCGGTCCAGGGGGGGGTCCCGAGCCTGGTGCTCCTCCTGTCGGTGGTCCCGGGACTCCAGAGGAGGGGGGCATCGAATGAGGGTGCATCCCGGGCATCATCCCGGGGGGGGGCCCCGGGGGAGGGAAGGCGCCGGGAGGGGGCATGCCTGTGAACAAGGACGACGGCACGTCAAGGGTTAAACACAGGTGATGATGtcacacagctggaaatgaacaCTGTCTGGTGTTCAGATTCACTTCATGGACTAAAGAATAAAGTGTAataaccagagagagagagagagagagagagagagagacacaggaaCAGACacaaagagagatagagagagagagagagagcgcgaggcAGAGATAGtgagggagacagagagaaagaaagagagagagagagagacaggcacaGAGACaagagaaagagatagagagagcgaaAGAGGCAGACAGAGAGCCAGACAGACAGTCTTATGATATTTGCAAtgtaaatctatatatatatatatatatatatatatatatatatatatatatatatataaaatttgttttatatgtgttaACGAGTTccagggacagaaataagactgccattgcacagcagtgtgatccagtcctggtttcactgtgagtttaataatcagacacacctgagcttgttgcctagacacactggggctgatcaagctgctagtgaaacctggcctggatcacgctgctgtgcaacgggagtcggATTCCCAGCCCTGCAACTCGTTAAAATCTCTATGCTGCCAGTATTACCACCCccaaaaaacagcacaacaaaagCATTGAGAAGGAAAGAGCGAGCAGGGACGGGACAGGGCGACTAACCTGGAGGGGGCATGCCGGGCCCCATGGCGGTGATGACGGGCGAGGGGGCGGAGAGGGAAGGGGGGGCATCGGCGAACAGCTGGTGAGGCCGGTCGGCCTGGGAGAGCGGGTTCTGGGCGGCCAGCAGCCTCTCGGCCGCGGAGCCGTGCCGCTCCCCCTTGGAGTCCTTCTTGAAGGCGTAGGACACGGTGATGGGCCGGTTGCACAGGTACTGCCCGTTCATGGCCTCGATGGCCGCGTCAGAGGCGTCGAAGCTGGCGTAGTTGATGAAGGCGTACCCTTTGGAGTTGCCCGTGTCGGGGTCCCGCATGATCTTGGGGGTCTGCAGGATGACCCCGAAGGCGCTGAAGGTGTCGTAGAGCAGCTTCTCGTCGATCTCGGGGTCCAGGTTGCCGATGAAGATGTTGGCCCCCACGTCCAGGTTCTTGTTGTGGGCCGACGCCTTGTTGACGCGGATGGGCTTGCCGTACAGCTTGATCATGTTCATGATTTTGATGGCGTAGTCGGCGTCCTCCTCGCTAAGGAACTCCACGAAGCCATAACCTGGGAGACGAGAACGGAATCGCTAAGTGAACGGCTTTCCAGACCCATTCAGGAATGACACTattaataagtatttattttattcagtcaTTCAGCAGACACTTTCCTccacagagactaggagggtgaactctgcaccatcaacaactgctgctgctgctgcagagtctcttccaataggacctgcagagttttttaaatttaaaattgcattccactgcctcaAGATGTCTTCCCGCATGgaccgctcagaactacatttcccatcatcctcctcctgctcacttGGTAAATCAATCTCAgattacatatgtgagcaggaggaggatgatgggaaatgtagttctgagaggtctgCACAGGGACacgggaagccatcttgaggcaggaaatgcaatttaaaagttttttttttattttttttaaaagtggtcaaaatgtaccaaaaaaataataataattaaaacgacacacaatcaaataaaatgatTCTTATGTACCCGTTAAAAAAGGGTGTGAAATCCAGGCCTCAAACCACAGAGTAGTTCTGGAATGGGGTGCAGGGGCCACACAACAGGAGTCGTGTttcaaaacctgtttttaa
Above is a genomic segment from Polyodon spathula isolate WHYD16114869_AA chromosome 51, ASM1765450v1, whole genome shotgun sequence containing:
- the sf3b4 gene encoding splicing factor 3B subunit 4, which gives rise to MAAGPISERNQDATVYVGGLDEKVSEPLLWELFLQAGPVVNTHMPKDRVTGQHQGYGFVEFLSEEDADYAIKIMNMIKLYGKPIRVNKASAHNKNLDVGANIFIGNLDPEIDEKLLYDTFSAFGVILQTPKIMRDPDTGNSKGYAFINYASFDASDAAIEAMNGQYLCNRPITVSYAFKKDSKGERHGSAAERLLAAQNPLSQADRPHQLFADAPPSLSAPSPVITAMGPGMPPPGMPPPGAFPPPGPPPGMMPGMHPHSMPPSSGVPGPPTGGAPGSGPPPGPPPFPHGAMHPGMPQMQMHPPGPPGMVPPPPGLGGQAPVRVVVGVGGPYVGGPGGVYP